The Candidatus Methylomirabilota bacterium genome has a window encoding:
- a CDS encoding peroxiredoxin family protein, which translates to MTSPRYGAPAPDFTLPSTQGGEVRLSSFKGQADVVLAFYCYDFGSIUTPELSDLAQVAKRLQEQGVVILGVSGDSPFCHAAFTKAHNFPFPLLSDVHRTVIRAYGVHDEDRNVAYRSTFVVDRDGLLRWGQAGDRLMVRDGTEVQRVLGLINKLRSK; encoded by the coding sequence ATGACCAGCCCGCGCTACGGTGCGCCCGCGCCCGACTTCACGCTGCCCTCGACCCAGGGGGGCGAGGTCCGCCTGTCGAGCTTCAAAGGCCAGGCCGACGTCGTGCTCGCCTTCTACTGCTACGACTTCGGCTCGATCTGAACCCCCGAGCTCAGCGACCTGGCTCAGGTCGCCAAACGGCTGCAGGAGCAAGGCGTGGTCATCCTGGGGGTGAGCGGCGACAGCCCGTTCTGTCACGCCGCGTTCACCAAGGCCCACAACTTTCCGTTCCCGCTGCTGAGCGACGTGCACCGGACCGTCATCCGGGCCTACGGCGTCCACGACGAAGACCGCAACGTGGCCTACCGCTCGACCTTCGTCGTGGACCGGGACGGCCTGCTGCGCTGGGGACAGGCGGGGGACCGGCTGATGGTACGCGATGGAACAGAGGTCCAGCGGGTCCTGGGCCTGATCAACAAGCTGCGCAGCAAGTAG
- a CDS encoding Phenylacetic acid catabolic protein, giving the protein MSELETAMMAKIRSDIRLESADEMTPEYREHLVHLMTMQADSELAGAYGYVPWITRAPTVEEKHVVAQIVKDEIRHATVMYGLLADLGVDVDRHVRAHDETFTMRVAADADIGTARITSDKRVNIFYYPIETWADFVFFNFCMDRGAGHQLEDVRRCSYGPWVRAIEGIFKEEKFHIRHGEYWVKKLTEDPATRAEAQTTFAKWYIRTMNIFGRPGSAKNQRYREFRLKARDNDEVRQAFATEVKALCDEVGLVVPAWTPRWSELPDEAHIPG; this is encoded by the coding sequence ATGAGCGAGCTCGAGACGGCGATGATGGCCAAGATCCGCAGCGACATCCGGCTGGAGTCCGCCGACGAGATGACGCCGGAGTACCGGGAGCACCTCGTGCACCTGATGACGATGCAGGCCGACTCCGAGCTGGCCGGCGCCTACGGCTACGTGCCGTGGATCACCCGGGCGCCCACCGTGGAGGAAAAGCACGTCGTGGCCCAGATCGTGAAGGACGAGATCCGCCACGCCACCGTCATGTACGGCCTCCTGGCCGACCTCGGCGTCGACGTCGACCGCCACGTGCGCGCTCACGACGAGACGTTCACCATGCGCGTCGCGGCCGACGCCGACATCGGCACCGCGCGCATCACCAGCGACAAGCGGGTCAACATCTTCTACTATCCGATCGAGACGTGGGCCGATTTCGTCTTCTTCAATTTCTGCATGGACCGGGGCGCCGGACACCAGCTCGAGGACGTCCGCCGGTGCTCGTATGGCCCCTGGGTCCGCGCCATCGAGGGCATCTTCAAGGAGGAGAAGTTCCACATCCGTCACGGCGAGTACTGGGTGAAGAAGCTGACCGAGGATCCGGCCACTCGCGCCGAGGCCCAGACGACCTTCGCCAAGTGGTACATCCGCACGATGAACATCTTCGGGCGGCCCGGTTCGGCCAAGAACCAGCGCTATCGCGAGTTCCGGCTCAAGGCCCGCGACAACGACGAGGTCCGTCAGGCGTTCGCCACCGAGGTCAAGGCCCTCTGCGACGAGGTCGGCCTGGTGGTGCCCGCCTGGACGCCCAGGTGGAGTGAACTGCCCGACGAAGCCCACATCCCGGGGTAG
- a CDS encoding Rieske 2Fe-2S domain-containing protein, with product MTVARMKVADVADVPAGQGRVVEAGNRTVALFNVDGRFYAIDNACLHRGGPLGEGNLDGRVVLCPWHAWGWDVTTGRNVNNPAVQAACFPVTVAGGEVFVEVPAA from the coding sequence GTGACGGTGGCGCGGATGAAGGTGGCCGACGTGGCCGACGTTCCGGCCGGCCAGGGCCGCGTCGTGGAGGCCGGCAACCGCACCGTGGCCCTGTTCAACGTCGACGGACGTTTTTACGCCATCGACAACGCCTGCTTGCATCGCGGCGGCCCCCTGGGCGAAGGCAATCTCGACGGGCGCGTGGTGCTGTGCCCCTGGCATGCCTGGGGCTGGGACGTCACCACCGGGCGCAACGTCAACAACCCGGCCGTCCAGGCCGCGTGCTTCCCCGTCACCGTCGCCGGCGGTGAGGTCTTCGTCGAGGTGCCGGCCGCGTGA
- a CDS encoding rhodanese-like domain-containing protein yields MIFQQLPNEESGCLSYLIGCGRAGEAVVVDPGRDRVEDYLRLARRKGVRITRIIETHTHADHISGNRDLAALTHAPILLHQASRAVFDHETLKDGDQIAIGQVQLTVLHTPGHTPDSVCLLVTDRERSGEPWFVLTGDTLFIGDVGRPDLGGASAAGDLWESLQRALLPLSDSVEIYPAHGAGSLCGRAMSSKSASTIGFERRFNAALGARSRQEFVDLVMQGLPPKPPSFTTIVGKNQGMLPLISVKPRPFTAREAWEAVQQGACVLDLRDPGTYGEGHVPGALNVWIESPQFADRASWFAPAGAPLILLAQGPSDLERALGGLTRVGVDAVVGFLPRGMVEWKSEGLPLESVPQITVYTLAEWLEEHRDVVVIDVREPFEWREGHIEGALHLPMLEAVGRLDEVPRDRPKAVVCAGGLRSSSVISALKRHGISDWHNVTGGMTAWLKAGHPVNR; encoded by the coding sequence ATGATCTTCCAGCAGTTGCCGAACGAGGAGTCGGGCTGCCTGTCGTACCTGATCGGCTGTGGACGGGCCGGCGAAGCCGTCGTGGTGGACCCCGGGCGTGACCGCGTGGAGGACTACCTTCGGCTGGCCCGCCGCAAGGGCGTGCGCATCACCAGGATCATCGAGACCCACACCCACGCCGACCACATCTCCGGCAACCGCGACCTGGCCGCCCTCACCCATGCCCCCATCCTGCTCCATCAGGCCAGCCGCGCCGTCTTCGACCACGAGACCCTGAAAGACGGTGATCAGATCGCCATCGGCCAGGTGCAGCTCACCGTCCTGCACACGCCGGGACATACGCCGGACAGCGTCTGTCTGCTCGTGACCGACCGGGAGCGGAGCGGCGAGCCCTGGTTCGTGCTCACGGGGGACACGTTGTTCATCGGCGACGTCGGTCGTCCGGACCTCGGTGGGGCATCGGCCGCCGGCGATCTGTGGGAGAGCCTGCAGCGCGCGCTCCTGCCGCTGTCCGACAGCGTGGAGATCTACCCGGCTCACGGCGCCGGCTCGCTCTGCGGGCGGGCCATGTCCTCCAAGTCGGCGTCCACCATCGGCTTCGAGCGCCGCTTCAACGCCGCCCTGGGGGCCCGGAGCAGGCAGGAGTTCGTCGATCTGGTCATGCAGGGGCTGCCGCCCAAGCCCCCGTCGTTCACGACCATCGTGGGCAAGAATCAGGGCATGCTGCCGCTGATCAGCGTCAAGCCCCGTCCCTTCACCGCGCGGGAAGCCTGGGAGGCGGTGCAGCAGGGCGCGTGTGTGCTCGATCTACGCGATCCGGGGACGTATGGCGAGGGGCACGTGCCGGGCGCGCTCAACGTGTGGATCGAGAGCCCGCAGTTCGCTGATCGCGCCAGCTGGTTCGCCCCGGCAGGAGCGCCGTTGATCCTGCTCGCTCAGGGGCCCTCGGACCTGGAGCGCGCCCTCGGCGGCCTCACGCGGGTCGGCGTCGACGCCGTGGTCGGCTTCCTGCCGCGCGGCATGGTGGAGTGGAAGAGCGAGGGGCTGCCGCTGGAGAGCGTGCCCCAGATCACCGTCTACACGCTGGCCGAGTGGCTGGAAGAGCACCGGGACGTGGTGGTCATCGACGTCCGGGAGCCCTTCGAGTGGCGCGAGGGGCACATCGAGGGGGCCCTGCACCTGCCCATGCTGGAAGCCGTTGGCCGCCTGGACGAGGTTCCCCGCGACCGTCCCAAGGCCGTTGTGTGTGCCGGCGGCCTCAGGTCGAGCTCTGTGATCAGCGCCCTCAAGCGCCACGGCATCTCGGACTGGCACAACGTCACCGGAGGGATGACCGCCTGGCTCAAGGCCGGCCATCCCGTCAATCGGTGA
- a CDS encoding DUF2071 domain-containing protein has protein sequence MPAVSRLVRTAINGAAELFALTAGRALEPDRLPPADHRPWPIPDQPWIMAQTWEDLVFLHWPVPRATLQALLPATVAVDTFHGSAWLGITPFRLTGLRPRGLPAIPGVSTFPEINVRTYATVEGRPGVVFFSLDADSALAVATARLLYLLPYFRAQSSAVRERGRVRFESRRPPPVSPPAEIVVEYGPSGGVTRAPADSLEWWLTERYCLYAFDAHGALYRAEVHHQPWPLQPAVVAIRENTMARPLGLHLPDTPLLAHFAARLDVWVWAPWPCRSDSRAA, from the coding sequence ATGCCAGCCGTCTCTCGCCTGGTCCGGACCGCCATCAACGGGGCCGCTGAGCTCTTCGCGCTGACCGCCGGCCGTGCGCTCGAGCCCGACCGGTTGCCGCCGGCCGACCACCGGCCCTGGCCGATTCCCGATCAGCCGTGGATCATGGCGCAAACCTGGGAGGACCTGGTATTCCTGCACTGGCCGGTACCGCGGGCAACGCTGCAGGCCCTGCTCCCCGCCACTGTCGCCGTCGACACGTTCCACGGGTCGGCGTGGCTGGGCATCACGCCGTTCCGGTTGACCGGCCTGCGGCCGCGCGGGCTCCCGGCGATACCCGGGGTGTCGACGTTTCCCGAGATCAACGTGCGGACGTACGCGACGGTGGAGGGCCGCCCCGGCGTGGTGTTCTTCAGCCTGGACGCGGACAGCGCCCTCGCGGTCGCGACCGCGCGCCTCCTGTACCTCCTGCCCTATTTTCGGGCGCAGTCCTCGGCCGTTCGCGAGCGCGGGCGCGTTCGCTTCGAGAGCCGGCGCCCGCCGCCGGTGTCGCCACCGGCCGAGATCGTGGTGGAGTATGGGCCCAGCGGCGGTGTGACCCGGGCGCCGGCCGACAGCCTGGAGTGGTGGCTGACCGAGCGCTACTGTCTCTACGCCTTCGACGCCCACGGCGCCCTGTATCGCGCCGAAGTGCACCATCAGCCCTGGCCCCTGCAGCCGGCGGTGGTGGCGATCCGCGAGAACACGATGGCCCGCCCGCTCGGCCTGCATCTGCCCGACACGCCCCTGCTGGCGCACTTCGCGGCGCGGCTCGACGTATGGGTCTGGGCGCCATGGCCGTGCCGGTCGGACTCGCGCGCGGCCTAG
- a CDS encoding tetratricopeptide repeat protein — translation MPRWLLAGGVGVLLLAVLGLGAWLWAEARERRAVGAYLEPLARLAMTRGGELSAEARVAISRELESALGQYPSASLAPEAAYELGNLRYAERDWAGARGAWEIVSAQAQSPTLKTLARAGIGYAWEAEGNLAKAREAYSQALAGLRPGEFHFEELLMALARVQEQSGDKTAAVETYRRLLRERPGSLRADEARSRLASLGASP, via the coding sequence GTGCCTCGATGGCTGCTCGCCGGGGGCGTCGGCGTGCTGCTGCTGGCCGTTCTGGGGCTTGGCGCCTGGCTCTGGGCCGAGGCCCGCGAACGGCGCGCCGTCGGCGCCTACCTCGAGCCGTTGGCCCGGCTGGCCATGACGCGCGGCGGGGAGCTCAGCGCCGAGGCGCGCGTCGCCATCTCCCGCGAGCTCGAGAGCGCGCTGGGCCAGTATCCCTCGGCCTCGCTGGCCCCCGAAGCCGCCTACGAGCTGGGCAACCTCCGCTACGCCGAGCGCGACTGGGCCGGGGCGCGGGGCGCCTGGGAGATTGTCAGCGCCCAGGCTCAATCGCCGACCCTGAAGACGCTGGCCCGGGCCGGCATCGGCTACGCCTGGGAAGCCGAAGGCAACCTGGCCAAGGCCCGTGAGGCCTACAGCCAGGCCCTGGCCGGGCTCCGGCCCGGGGAGTTCCATTTCGAGGAACTTCTCATGGCGCTGGCCCGAGTGCAGGAACAGAGCGGGGATAAGACTGCGGCGGTCGAGACGTACCGGCGGCTGCTGCGCGAGCGGCCGGGCAGCCTGCGCGCCGACGAGGCCCGCAGCCGGCTGGCCAGCCTGGGGGCGTCGCCTTAG
- a CDS encoding MFS transporter produces the protein MPASAPALAAAPLPRSGHRRSVAESTLRASVRASYAEGAASELFTACAGGAVLTAWAIYLGASPFIIGMLGALPMAAQILQIPGAWLTQTYGARRVAIAAIGASRFVWLPVALLPFVDLPPSYALPLFVGVVAMGAVFAVVGNNAWIAWMGDLVPDSLRGRFFSRRTVYITLAGTAATLAAGVALDYLGTNGWRGETLAGLAAVAGLAGGCSVWLLFRQHDPGSSAAAECPDWRVLGRVARDNGAGRFLRYLLGWNAAVGLSASFFSFHMLVNLQTGFVLAALHGVAVAVTRIAAAPAWGRAVDRLGARPVLILCSFGIAAVPAIWLFATPSFLWPLALEAVLAGILWGGHGIAAMDLTIHLSPRRERAFYVAVFAAAGGLGFAAASVVSGVLASQLPARFAMLGWTWTNLHVLFLLSAVARLVAAVAALRIEERNARGVRDLLRTVLAVS, from the coding sequence GTGCCCGCCAGCGCCCCGGCCCTGGCCGCGGCCCCCCTGCCCCGTTCCGGGCACCGCCGGTCCGTCGCCGAGTCCACCCTGCGCGCCTCGGTCCGCGCCTCGTACGCGGAAGGCGCGGCGTCCGAGCTGTTCACCGCCTGCGCCGGCGGCGCCGTGCTCACGGCCTGGGCGATCTACCTCGGCGCCTCACCGTTCATCATCGGCATGCTGGGCGCGCTGCCCATGGCCGCCCAGATCTTGCAGATCCCCGGGGCCTGGCTGACCCAGACGTACGGCGCGCGACGGGTCGCCATCGCGGCGATCGGCGCCTCCCGCTTCGTGTGGCTGCCCGTCGCCCTCCTGCCGTTTGTGGATCTCCCCCCGTCCTACGCGCTGCCGCTCTTCGTCGGCGTGGTGGCCATGGGCGCCGTCTTCGCCGTCGTCGGCAACAACGCCTGGATCGCCTGGATGGGCGATCTCGTTCCCGATTCGCTTCGGGGGCGGTTCTTCAGCCGGCGGACGGTTTACATCACGCTGGCCGGCACGGCGGCCACGCTCGCGGCCGGGGTGGCCCTCGATTACCTGGGAACCAACGGCTGGCGAGGCGAGACTCTCGCCGGGCTGGCGGCGGTGGCCGGGTTGGCCGGCGGCTGCAGCGTCTGGCTGCTGTTCCGGCAGCACGATCCCGGCAGCTCAGCCGCGGCCGAGTGTCCGGACTGGCGTGTGCTGGGCCGTGTCGCGCGCGACAACGGTGCCGGACGGTTCCTCCGCTATCTGCTCGGCTGGAACGCCGCGGTCGGCCTGTCGGCCAGCTTCTTCTCCTTCCACATGCTGGTCAATCTCCAGACGGGCTTCGTGCTCGCCGCGCTCCACGGCGTGGCGGTGGCGGTGACGCGCATCGCCGCCGCCCCGGCCTGGGGCCGGGCGGTGGATCGGCTCGGGGCCCGGCCCGTGCTCATCCTGTGCTCCTTCGGCATCGCCGCGGTGCCGGCCATCTGGTTGTTCGCCACGCCGAGCTTCCTGTGGCCGCTGGCGCTGGAAGCGGTGCTCGCCGGCATTCTGTGGGGCGGTCACGGGATCGCGGCCATGGATCTCACCATTCACCTCTCGCCCCGGCGCGAGCGGGCCTTCTACGTGGCCGTGTTCGCGGCAGCGGGCGGCCTGGGATTCGCGGCCGCCTCGGTCGTCTCCGGCGTGCTGGCCTCCCAGCTCCCGGCGCGCTTCGCCATGCTCGGATGGACGTGGACCAACCTCCACGTTCTTTTTCTGCTCTCTGCCGTGGCCCGCCTGGTGGCGGCCGTCGCCGCACTCAGAATCGAGGAGCGCAACGCCCGTGGTGTCCGCGATCTGTTGAGGACCGTGTTGGCCGTCAGTTGA
- a CDS encoding DnaJ domain-containing protein has protein sequence MARTRADKDYYRILGVDPQAPEDEVRRAYRRLALQWHPDRNPNRPQAGERFKEISEAYAVLIDAGKRREYDRLRQMGASGHFGPSREDLFRDLFADPRASAIFEELAQEFERLGLRVDRQAFRHTLFQGRGVIAGGVFVITPFTPALALLRLMRGALRRPAAPTVREGLLARAVRVGRQLLGWPSTPLPAGADVTYPLRLSRSEAVRGGAKRLTLSREHGHDEVVVKIPAGVRSGTRLRLRGKGRPVAEGRSGDAYLVVEVTD, from the coding sequence ATGGCTCGCACCCGCGCCGACAAGGACTACTACCGCATCCTCGGGGTCGATCCGCAGGCGCCTGAGGACGAGGTCCGCCGCGCCTATCGCCGGCTCGCCCTGCAGTGGCATCCCGATCGCAACCCGAATCGCCCCCAGGCCGGCGAGCGGTTCAAGGAAATCAGCGAGGCCTACGCCGTCTTGATCGATGCCGGCAAGCGGCGCGAGTACGACCGCCTCCGCCAGATGGGCGCGTCCGGGCACTTCGGGCCGAGTCGGGAGGATCTCTTCCGCGATCTGTTCGCCGATCCGCGGGCCAGCGCCATCTTCGAGGAGCTGGCTCAGGAGTTCGAGCGTCTGGGCTTGCGGGTCGATCGCCAGGCCTTCCGCCACACGCTGTTTCAAGGTCGGGGGGTCATCGCCGGCGGCGTGTTCGTCATCACGCCGTTCACCCCGGCGCTGGCGCTTCTGCGCCTGATGCGCGGCGCCCTTCGTCGCCCCGCCGCGCCGACGGTCCGCGAAGGCCTGCTGGCGCGAGCGGTGCGCGTCGGCCGGCAACTGCTCGGCTGGCCGTCCACGCCGCTACCCGCCGGCGCCGACGTGACGTATCCGCTCCGGCTGAGCCGATCCGAAGCCGTGCGCGGCGGAGCCAAGCGCCTCACCCTGAGTCGCGAGCACGGGCACGACGAGGTGGTGGTGAAGATTCCCGCCGGCGTGCGGTCGGGCACGCGGCTGAGGCTGCGGGGCAAGGGTCGCCCCGTCGCCGAGGGCCGATCCGGCGATGCCTACCTTGTCGTCGAAGTCACCGATTGA